The following are from one region of the Meiothermus sp. Pnk-1 genome:
- the ruvB gene encoding Holliday junction branch migration DNA helicase RuvB yields MEGDLTLRPKRLEDYVGQRRLKEKLAVYLQAAKNRGEPLDHMLLFGPPGLGKTTLAHVIANELGVNIRVTSGPAIEKPGDLAAIVTNSIEEGDVLFIDEIHRLSRAAEEHLYPAMEDFKIDIVIGQGPAARTLRLDLPRFTLIGATTRPGLISGPLRSRFGIIEHLEFYTEEELAQGIVRDAALMGLAITEEAAHEIGRRSRGTMRIAKRLFRRVRDYAEVAGEDTVTLERAREALDALGLDSMGLERRDRVILETLLQRFGGGPVGLETLATALSEDPATLEEVHEPFLIQLGFLKRTPRGRVATERAYHHLGYPLPASQELFEP; encoded by the coding sequence GTGGAAGGCGATCTAACCCTAAGGCCCAAGCGTCTCGAGGATTACGTGGGCCAGCGGCGGCTCAAGGAAAAGCTCGCGGTGTATTTGCAGGCGGCCAAAAACCGAGGGGAGCCGCTCGACCACATGTTGCTTTTCGGACCCCCTGGGCTGGGCAAAACTACCCTAGCACACGTGATCGCCAACGAACTCGGGGTGAACATCCGGGTCACCAGCGGCCCGGCCATCGAGAAGCCCGGAGACCTGGCGGCCATCGTGACCAACTCCATCGAGGAGGGCGACGTCTTGTTTATCGACGAGATTCACCGTCTCTCCCGCGCTGCCGAGGAGCACCTCTACCCGGCGATGGAAGATTTCAAGATCGATATCGTCATCGGCCAGGGGCCTGCCGCTCGCACGCTGCGGCTGGATTTGCCGCGCTTTACCCTAATCGGAGCCACCACCCGCCCCGGCCTGATCTCTGGCCCCTTGCGTAGCCGCTTTGGCATCATCGAGCACCTCGAGTTTTACACCGAGGAAGAGCTAGCCCAAGGGATCGTGCGCGACGCTGCCTTGATGGGGCTTGCCATCACCGAGGAGGCCGCTCACGAGATCGGGCGGCGTTCCCGGGGTACTATGCGCATCGCTAAGCGCCTTTTCCGCCGGGTGCGCGACTACGCCGAGGTGGCCGGGGAAGACACCGTGACCCTGGAGCGGGCCCGCGAAGCCCTGGATGCTTTGGGCCTAGATTCGATGGGCCTCGAGCGGCGCGACCGGGTGATCCTAGAGACCCTCTTGCAGCGCTTCGGAGGAGGGCCGGTGGGCCTCGAGACCCTGGCCACCGCCCTCTCCGAAGACCCCGCAACGCTCGAGGAAGTCCATGAACCTTTCCTGATCCAGCTCGGCTTCCTCAAGCGCACCCCGCGGGGCCGGGTCGCCACCGAGCGGGCCTATCATCACCTGGGCTACCCTCTGCCAGCCTCGCAAGAGCTGTTCGAACCGTGA
- a CDS encoding HD domain-containing protein: MRIKQHIQSLAERVKARSVSEGSHDWWHIWRVWRMAKRIAAAEQADLYLVELAALCHDLEDWKYPHDPVIEPLLTELRVPPPTIRQVLDICQRVSFKGAGVPDEMPTLEGQVVQDADRLDAIGAIGIARAFAYGGFKQRPLYDPEELPELHASFEAYRNKSGSSLAHFYEKLLLLKDRMHTPTARKIAEERHRYMEAFVQRFLLEWEGKDVLDAGEG, encoded by the coding sequence GTGAGGATAAAGCAGCACATCCAATCCCTGGCCGAGCGGGTCAAGGCCCGCTCGGTGAGCGAAGGCAGCCACGATTGGTGGCACATCTGGCGGGTGTGGCGGATGGCGAAACGGATCGCCGCAGCCGAGCAGGCCGATCTCTACCTGGTCGAGCTGGCCGCGCTCTGCCACGACCTCGAGGACTGGAAATACCCCCACGATCCGGTAATCGAGCCCTTGTTGACCGAGCTTCGGGTGCCTCCCCCGACGATCCGGCAGGTCCTGGATATTTGCCAACGGGTGAGCTTCAAGGGGGCCGGGGTTCCCGACGAGATGCCCACGCTCGAGGGCCAGGTGGTGCAAGACGCCGACCGGCTCGACGCCATCGGGGCCATCGGGATTGCCCGGGCCTTCGCCTACGGAGGCTTCAAGCAGCGCCCCCTGTACGACCCCGAGGAGCTGCCCGAACTCCATGCCTCTTTTGAGGCGTACCGCAACAAGTCCGGCAGTTCACTAGCCCACTTTTACGAAAAGCTCCTTCTGCTCAAAGACCGCATGCATACCCCAACCGCCCGGAAGATTGCCGAAGAGCGGCATCGGTACATGGAAGCGTTCGTACAGCGGTTTCTGCTCGAGTGGGAGGGAAAAGACGTGCTAGATGCTGGAGAGGGCTAG
- a CDS encoding RluA family pseudouridine synthase: MLRFTAQGVRLDQALAYEAKTSRVKAQEWIEMGLVRVDGKPVTKASYRLKGEWVEVEPPPERPPSVEPENVPLEVLYEDQDLVVVNKPAGMITHPAPGVTSGTLVNAILGRYAELRGVLATQLEDEEAPSRPELIRPGIVHRLDKDTSGVILVARHEAAHRRLSEAFRGRSVYKRYLAITAGHPKEGTFAAPIGRHPVDRTRMHVGGIAARYAETDFEILATSGQYALVSAVLHTGRTHQIRVHLKALHAPILGDEVYGKPSGLIARQALHAYELRIQHPRTGKYLEFTAPVPADMVGAWEALGGTWPEMLVSA, from the coding sequence GTGCTGCGCTTTACCGCTCAAGGCGTTCGCCTCGACCAAGCGTTGGCCTACGAGGCTAAAACCTCGAGGGTCAAGGCCCAGGAGTGGATCGAAATGGGCCTCGTGCGGGTGGACGGTAAGCCGGTAACCAAGGCCTCTTACCGGCTAAAGGGGGAGTGGGTGGAGGTCGAGCCTCCCCCCGAACGCCCCCCCAGCGTCGAGCCGGAAAATGTGCCGCTCGAGGTTCTCTACGAAGACCAGGACCTGGTAGTGGTCAACAAACCTGCGGGCATGATCACCCATCCCGCCCCAGGGGTTACCTCGGGAACCTTGGTGAACGCAATTCTGGGGCGTTATGCCGAGCTAAGGGGGGTGCTAGCGACCCAGCTCGAGGACGAAGAAGCACCTTCACGACCCGAACTCATCCGGCCTGGCATCGTTCACCGGCTCGATAAGGACACCTCGGGGGTGATCCTGGTGGCCCGCCACGAGGCCGCCCACCGCCGGCTCTCCGAAGCTTTCCGGGGTCGCAGCGTTTACAAGCGCTATCTGGCGATTACCGCGGGCCACCCTAAAGAGGGAACCTTCGCCGCCCCTATCGGACGCCACCCGGTGGACCGCACCCGGATGCACGTGGGAGGGATCGCCGCCCGCTACGCCGAGACCGACTTCGAGATCCTGGCGACTTCCGGCCAGTACGCCTTGGTAAGCGCCGTCCTGCACACCGGGCGGACCCACCAGATTCGGGTCCACCTCAAAGCCTTGCACGCCCCCATCCTGGGTGACGAGGTGTACGGCAAGCCCTCAGGGTTGATCGCCCGGCAGGCCCTCCACGCCTACGAACTGCGCATCCAGCACCCCCGCACCGGGAAGTACCTCGAGTTCACCGCCCCAGTGCCCGCCGATATGGTCGGGGCCTGGGAGGCTTTGGGTGGAACCTGGCCGGAGATGCTTGTTTCGGCGTAA
- a CDS encoding phosphatase PAP2 family protein, translating to MLARVLGYYKKRGPLLLLLFLGILLPLIVLGVLSDEVLEREDIRLDRWVIGLMHPLASPTLQKIGLVLRFLGGVEVLGAASLFIVGYLFLRKRFWKAVFFALAMGGAVGLNLLAKAFFRRDRPLEALLHEPNYSFPSGHASGSMAFAMAVIVLLWPSRWRWWAVMVGIGFTLLVGVSRIYLGAHYPSDVLGGWMASLAWVLGLRQVLRSRLRPSRPEPH from the coding sequence GTGCTGGCTCGAGTCCTTGGCTACTACAAGAAGCGGGGTCCACTCCTGCTGCTTCTCTTCTTGGGCATCCTGCTCCCCCTCATCGTCTTGGGGGTTTTGTCCGACGAGGTCTTAGAGCGTGAGGACATCCGCCTCGACCGCTGGGTCATCGGTTTGATGCACCCGCTGGCTTCCCCGACCCTGCAGAAGATCGGCCTGGTGTTACGGTTTTTGGGCGGGGTAGAGGTGCTGGGGGCAGCTTCGCTTTTCATCGTGGGGTACTTGTTCCTTAGAAAACGCTTCTGGAAGGCCGTGTTTTTCGCCCTCGCGATGGGGGGTGCGGTGGGGCTGAACCTGCTGGCCAAGGCTTTTTTTCGCCGTGACCGCCCGCTCGAGGCCCTCTTGCATGAGCCCAACTACAGCTTCCCCAGCGGCCACGCCAGCGGAAGCATGGCCTTCGCGATGGCGGTGATCGTCCTCCTCTGGCCGAGCCGCTGGCGGTGGTGGGCGGTGATGGTGGGTATCGGCTTTACGTTGCTGGTGGGGGTTTCCCGGATTTACCTGGGCGCCCACTACCCCTCGGACGTGCTGGGCGGGTGGATGGCCTCGCTGGCCTGGGTGCTCGGGTTGCGTCAGGTGTTGCGCTCGAGGCTCAGGCCCTCGAGACCTGAGCCTCACTAG
- a CDS encoding DUF4188 domain-containing protein: MSPQTGRFTAKHEGPLVVFLIGMRVNNWLRWRDWLPVARAMEPMVRYLYQHPESGFLGANGPFLSLNFRETVMVQYWRSTEDLERFARQEPDLHPEAWKQFFRQSFKGGAVGIWHETYQVEAGAFENVYINMPPYGLAQATKAVKVRGRLESMRGRMSEAPSEAQVSRA; the protein is encoded by the coding sequence ATGAGCCCCCAAACTGGACGTTTCACGGCAAAACACGAAGGCCCGCTGGTGGTTTTCCTCATCGGAATGCGGGTCAACAACTGGCTGCGCTGGCGCGATTGGCTGCCGGTAGCGAGGGCCATGGAGCCCATGGTGAGATATCTTTACCAGCATCCCGAGAGCGGGTTTCTGGGTGCGAATGGCCCCTTCCTCAGCTTGAACTTTCGTGAGACCGTCATGGTGCAGTACTGGAGGAGCACCGAGGACTTGGAGCGCTTCGCCCGCCAGGAGCCCGATCTGCACCCCGAAGCCTGGAAGCAGTTTTTCCGCCAGTCTTTCAAGGGGGGCGCGGTGGGGATCTGGCACGAAACGTACCAGGTCGAGGCCGGAGCCTTTGAGAACGTCTATATCAACATGCCGCCCTACGGCCTCGCACAGGCGACCAAAGCCGTGAAGGTGAGGGGGAGGCTGGAGAGCATGCGGGGGCGGATGAGCGAAGCCCCTAGTGAGGCTCAGGTCTCGAGGGCCTGA
- a CDS encoding NAD-dependent epimerase/dehydratase family protein yields the protein MSKELHVVFGTGPLGRSVMRELLRRGQKVRMVNRSGRMGDLPAGVEVVAVDVYDPTQSRVAADGAAVIYNCVAPAYSGAAWETDLPRMWKNILEAAKETGARLVIGDNLYMYDQAAGPIREDRPMNATTRKGRARAKAVEAMLQAHREGRVRVTFGRGANFFGPYATDQSILGSRVFPALLRGQAVLQIGNIDLPHTLTYIEDFGKALVTLGEHEEAFGKVWHVPNPPTQTRREVLELAARLAGKPLRIRTLGGLALRVVSRFMPVLQEMQEMLYQFERPYVVDSSKFATAFGDLHTPMEEALRRTLEWYRRHPLPSTLKTARESA from the coding sequence GGTGTTCGGCACTGGCCCCTTAGGGCGCTCGGTTATGAGGGAGCTGCTACGACGCGGCCAAAAGGTGCGGATGGTCAACCGCAGCGGTCGCATGGGTGACCTGCCTGCTGGGGTCGAGGTGGTGGCCGTAGACGTATATGACCCCACACAATCTCGCGTGGCTGCGGACGGAGCTGCGGTGATCTACAACTGTGTGGCCCCGGCTTACTCCGGCGCGGCCTGGGAAACCGACCTGCCCCGGATGTGGAAGAACATTCTGGAAGCCGCCAAAGAGACCGGAGCCCGGCTAGTGATCGGGGACAATCTCTACATGTACGATCAGGCCGCAGGCCCCATCCGCGAAGACCGGCCCATGAACGCGACCACCCGCAAAGGCCGGGCCAGGGCCAAGGCCGTGGAGGCGATGCTGCAAGCTCACCGTGAAGGTAGAGTCCGGGTCACGTTCGGACGCGGCGCAAACTTCTTCGGCCCCTACGCCACCGATCAGTCTATCTTGGGGAGTCGGGTATTTCCCGCTCTGCTGCGCGGCCAAGCGGTTTTGCAAATCGGCAATATCGATCTGCCCCACACCCTTACCTACATAGAAGATTTTGGAAAGGCCCTGGTCACTCTAGGTGAACACGAAGAGGCTTTCGGGAAAGTCTGGCACGTGCCCAATCCCCCCACTCAGACTAGGCGCGAGGTGTTGGAACTCGCTGCCCGTCTCGCCGGGAAACCGCTCAGAATTCGCACCCTAGGGGGGTTAGCCTTGAGGGTGGTCAGTAGGTTCATGCCGGTATTACAAGAGATGCAGGAGATGCTTTATCAGTTCGAGCGGCCCTATGTAGTAGATTCGTCAAAATTCGCAACAGCTTTCGGAGACTTGCATACGCCGATGGAAGAAGCCCTACGGCGGACGCTCGAGTGGTACCGGCGGCACCCCCTCCCATCCACCCTGAAAACTGCCCGGGAGTCAGCATGA